In Arachis hypogaea cultivar Tifrunner chromosome 17, arahy.Tifrunner.gnm2.J5K5, whole genome shotgun sequence, a single window of DNA contains:
- the LOC112766858 gene encoding protein RAE1 isoform X1 — protein sequence MSTFGSANTNPNKSYEVTQPPGDSISSLCFSSKANFLVTTSWDNQIARNGTVINSTPKASISHDQPVLCSTWKDDGTTVFSGGCDKQGVKVLYRTKELEEQQAKRMLVWSGFFTLIQMN from the exons ATGTCCACATTCGGTTCCGCCAATACAAATCCCAACAAATCATACGAG GTAACCCAGCCACCTGGTGATTCAATTTCCAGCCTTTGTTTCAGTTCCAAGGCCAATTTTCTTGTCACTACTTCATGGGATAACCAG ATTGCAAGGAATGGAACTGTTATCAACAGCACACCCAAGGCTTCAATATCTCATGACCAACCA GTTTTATGCTCCACTTGGAAGGATGATGGAACAACGGTTTTCTCCGGAGGCTGCGACAAACAA GGTGTCAAGGTTTTATATAGAACAAAGGAGCTGGAAGAGCAACAAGCAAAGAG GATGCTGGTATGGAGTGGATTCTTCACCTTGATACAGATGAATTAA
- the LOC112766858 gene encoding protein RAE1 isoform X2 yields the protein MSTFGSANTNPNKSYEVTQPPGDSISSLCFSSKANFLVTTSWDNQIARNGTVINSTPKASISHDQPVLCSTWKDDGTTVFSGGCDKQVKMVSRFYIEQRSWKSNKQRGCWYGVDSSP from the exons ATGTCCACATTCGGTTCCGCCAATACAAATCCCAACAAATCATACGAG GTAACCCAGCCACCTGGTGATTCAATTTCCAGCCTTTGTTTCAGTTCCAAGGCCAATTTTCTTGTCACTACTTCATGGGATAACCAG ATTGCAAGGAATGGAACTGTTATCAACAGCACACCCAAGGCTTCAATATCTCATGACCAACCA GTTTTATGCTCCACTTGGAAGGATGATGGAACAACGGTTTTCTCCGGAGGCTGCGACAAACAAGTCAAGAT GGTGTCAAGGTTTTATATAGAACAAAGGAGCTGGAAGAGCAACAAGCAAAGAG GATGCTGGTATGGAGTGGATTCTTCACCTTGA